Proteins from a genomic interval of Lysobacter stagni:
- a CDS encoding aspartate aminotransferase family protein, giving the protein MGDDSVDGLRETASAARRDDRRHVLHSWSSHGSLEPVVVTGAQGVHFSDEEGRRWLDFSSQLVNVNVGHQHPKLVAAIKAQADTLCTIAPYHANEATSEAARLIAEVAPGDLNRVFFTNGGAEAVENAIRMARLHTGRHKVLTAYRSYHGATTGAITASGDPRRWPSEPGAPGFARFWGPYPYRSAFHSANAQEEGERALAHLADTLMVEGPHTIAAVLLESVVGGNGILVPPDGYLQGVRALCDTHGIVMIADEVMAGFGRCGEWFAVDRWNVVPDLITFAKGVNSGYVPLGGVIMSDAIAETFATRAYPGGLTYAGHPLACAAAVACIGIYKDEGLIERTRVLGETVFGPALQAMQQRHPSVGEVRGLGGFWAIELVRDRATREPLVPFNASGADNAPMTDFANACKKQGLWPFVAGNRVHVVPPLVIEEATLREGLSIIDEALAAADRHCTG; this is encoded by the coding sequence ATGGGCGATGACAGCGTGGATGGCCTGCGCGAGACCGCTTCGGCGGCGCGTCGCGACGACCGCAGGCATGTGCTGCACAGCTGGTCCTCCCATGGCTCGCTGGAGCCGGTCGTGGTCACGGGCGCGCAAGGCGTGCACTTCAGCGACGAGGAGGGTCGGCGCTGGCTCGACTTCTCCAGCCAGCTGGTCAACGTCAATGTCGGCCACCAGCATCCGAAGCTGGTGGCTGCCATCAAGGCGCAGGCCGACACGCTGTGCACCATCGCGCCGTACCACGCCAACGAAGCCACGAGCGAGGCGGCGCGGCTGATCGCCGAAGTCGCGCCGGGCGACCTCAACCGCGTGTTCTTCACCAACGGTGGCGCCGAGGCGGTGGAGAACGCGATCCGCATGGCGCGATTGCACACCGGCCGACACAAGGTGCTTACCGCCTATCGCAGCTATCACGGTGCGACCACCGGTGCGATCACCGCGTCGGGCGATCCGCGGCGTTGGCCATCGGAGCCCGGTGCGCCTGGTTTCGCGCGATTCTGGGGGCCGTATCCATACCGGTCAGCCTTCCATTCGGCCAACGCGCAGGAAGAAGGCGAGCGCGCACTGGCGCACCTGGCGGACACGCTGATGGTCGAAGGGCCGCACACCATCGCCGCGGTGCTGCTGGAAAGCGTGGTCGGTGGCAACGGCATCCTCGTTCCGCCCGACGGCTACCTGCAGGGCGTGCGCGCCCTGTGCGACACGCACGGCATCGTGATGATCGCCGATGAAGTGATGGCAGGCTTCGGTCGTTGCGGTGAATGGTTCGCGGTGGATCGATGGAACGTCGTGCCAGACCTGATCACCTTCGCCAAGGGCGTCAACTCGGGTTACGTGCCGCTGGGTGGCGTGATCATGAGCGATGCGATTGCCGAGACGTTCGCCACTCGCGCCTATCCGGGCGGACTGACCTATGCCGGCCATCCGCTGGCTTGCGCCGCGGCGGTGGCGTGCATCGGCATCTACAAGGACGAAGGCCTGATCGAGCGCACCCGCGTGCTGGGCGAGACGGTGTTCGGTCCCGCGCTGCAGGCGATGCAGCAGCGTCATCCGTCCGTGGGTGAAGTGCGTGGCCTGGGTGGGTTCTGGGCGATCGAACTGGTGCGCGACCGCGCGACCCGCGAGCCGCTGGTTCCGTTCAACGCCTCCGGCGCCGACAACGCGCCGATGACGGACTTCGCCAACGCCTGCAAGAAACAGGGCCTGTGGCCGTTCGTCGCCGGAAACCGGGTGCATGTGGTGCCGCCGCTGGTGATCGAGGAAGCGACGCTTCGCGAAGGCCTGTCCATCATCGACGAGGCCCTGGCCGCGGCCGACCGGCACTGCACCGGCTGA
- a CDS encoding M13 family metallopeptidase, translated as MTSSPLRLSLAIALGLVSVASLAADRPATKPELGSFGVDLSARDLSVKPGDDFNRYVSGQWLKTYELKDYETSFGSFNALRDRSEEQVHGLIEGLQRRTDLKAGSNGQKVRDYYASYMDRTARDAAGIAPLQPVLTRIAAIDSKAALIVAFANADLDASASPVRLGVELDRKNPDQYLVGLNVGGLGLPDKDYYLNPDARFVAIRQAYVQHIQRMLGFAGVTDGKARAEQVLALETALAKPQWERAKRRDRDKTYNPVSFADLQKQFPSYDWAAHLKSQEMPQPDRVNVVTPDAVQPVLDVIAATPLPVWRDYLAFHAVDGNASVLSRAIDDASFEFNGKVLGGQKAQRDDWKRAVAVVGAKEGLGDAVGEMYVARYFKPESKKAMDQLVENLRAALRQNIQNLDWMGEATKAEAYRKLETFRPKIGYPDKWTDYSSVTIVPGDLVANTIQMRRFNRADENRRVGQKTDRDEWRMTPQTVNAYYNSTFNEIVFPAGILQPPFFDVNADAAVNYGGIGAVIGHEMGHGFDDQGSKSDYAGIQRNWWTDADRARFDERTKALGAQYNSYCPLEGQCVNGALTMGENIGDLGGISMAYTAYQLSLKGKKAPVIDGLSGDQRFFLAFGQIWKGKYRDESLLTLIKTNPHSPGMYRANGPVRNFDPWYKAFDVKPGDALYLSPEQRVRIW; from the coding sequence ATGACGTCTTCGCCCCTTCGCCTGAGCCTGGCCATCGCGCTTGGCCTGGTGTCCGTCGCCTCCCTTGCCGCCGACCGGCCGGCCACCAAGCCCGAGCTGGGCAGCTTCGGCGTCGACCTGAGCGCGCGCGACCTGTCGGTGAAGCCCGGCGACGATTTCAACCGCTACGTCAGCGGCCAGTGGCTCAAGACATACGAACTGAAGGACTACGAGACCTCGTTCGGTTCGTTCAATGCGCTGCGCGACCGTTCCGAAGAACAGGTGCACGGGCTGATCGAAGGCCTGCAGCGCCGCACCGACCTCAAGGCCGGCAGCAACGGCCAGAAGGTGCGCGACTACTACGCCAGCTACATGGACCGCACCGCGCGCGACGCCGCCGGCATCGCGCCGCTGCAGCCGGTGCTCACGCGCATCGCCGCGATCGACTCGAAGGCGGCGCTCATCGTCGCGTTCGCCAACGCCGACCTCGATGCCAGCGCCTCGCCGGTGCGCCTGGGCGTGGAGCTGGACCGCAAGAACCCGGACCAGTACCTGGTCGGCCTCAACGTCGGCGGCCTGGGCCTGCCCGACAAGGACTACTACCTCAATCCGGACGCGCGCTTCGTCGCCATCCGCCAGGCCTACGTGCAGCACATCCAGCGCATGCTCGGATTCGCCGGCGTGACCGACGGCAAGGCGCGCGCCGAGCAGGTGCTGGCGCTTGAAACCGCGTTGGCCAAGCCGCAGTGGGAGCGCGCCAAGCGCCGCGACCGCGACAAGACCTACAACCCGGTGAGCTTCGCCGACCTGCAGAAGCAGTTCCCGTCGTACGACTGGGCCGCGCACCTGAAGTCGCAGGAAATGCCGCAGCCGGATCGCGTCAATGTAGTCACGCCGGACGCCGTGCAGCCGGTGCTGGACGTGATTGCCGCCACGCCTCTGCCGGTGTGGCGCGACTATCTGGCCTTCCACGCCGTCGACGGCAACGCCTCGGTGCTGAGCCGCGCCATCGACGATGCCTCGTTCGAATTCAACGGCAAGGTCCTCGGCGGGCAGAAGGCCCAGCGCGACGACTGGAAGCGCGCGGTGGCCGTGGTCGGCGCGAAGGAAGGCCTGGGCGATGCGGTGGGCGAGATGTACGTCGCGCGCTACTTCAAGCCCGAATCGAAGAAGGCGATGGACCAGCTGGTGGAGAACCTGCGCGCCGCGCTGCGCCAGAACATCCAGAACCTGGACTGGATGGGCGAGGCGACCAAGGCAGAGGCCTATCGCAAGCTCGAGACGTTCCGTCCGAAGATCGGTTACCCCGACAAGTGGACCGACTACTCCAGCGTCACCATCGTGCCGGGCGACCTGGTCGCCAACACCATCCAGATGCGCCGCTTCAACCGCGCCGACGAGAACCGTCGCGTGGGTCAGAAGACCGACCGCGACGAGTGGCGCATGACGCCGCAGACGGTGAACGCGTACTACAACTCGACCTTCAACGAGATCGTATTCCCGGCGGGCATCCTGCAGCCGCCGTTCTTCGATGTGAATGCGGACGCGGCCGTGAACTATGGCGGCATCGGTGCGGTGATCGGCCATGAAATGGGCCACGGTTTCGACGACCAGGGCAGCAAGTCCGACTACGCCGGCATCCAGCGCAACTGGTGGACCGACGCTGATCGCGCGCGCTTCGACGAACGCACCAAGGCGCTGGGCGCGCAGTACAACAGCTACTGCCCGCTGGAAGGCCAGTGCGTCAACGGCGCGCTGACGATGGGCGAGAACATCGGCGACCTGGGCGGCATCTCGATGGCCTACACCGCCTACCAGCTGAGCCTGAAGGGCAAGAAGGCGCCGGTGATCGACGGCCTCAGCGGCGACCAGCGCTTCTTCCTCGCGTTCGGTCAGATCTGGAAGGGCAAGTACCGCGACGAGTCGCTGCTGACGCTGATCAAGACCAACCCGCATTCGCCGGGCATGTACCGCGCGAACGGCCCCGTGCGCAATTTCGACCCCTGGTACAAGGCGTTCGACGTGAAGCCGGGCGACGCGCTGTACCTGTCGCCGGAACAGCGCGTGCGGATCTGGTAA
- a CDS encoding energy transducer TonB, whose protein sequence is MDHRLRCGAVALLLAACLPTTAAEPAVAPVPTATPAKATGNARFVVTRVPVAPGELDRLFARQLSHTNVGRMDPVVAMNIGIREFTDTEGKDAGAWRFHRDMGKPPRINRATRTVVRTTPDQYDVERFVYCDDDASVCDAFIAAETELRIPAPAHRDGMSNARLQWMELLGQSQCHERPVDMGAPKYPPMAARTGVGGTLRLALVIDPCGNVQDEWIHTSSQSRELDRAALERASGWNVGMQPERGTAQTATVPISFTPPPTSP, encoded by the coding sequence ATGGATCACCGCCTTCGATGCGGCGCGGTCGCGCTGCTGCTTGCCGCATGCCTGCCGACCACAGCCGCAGAGCCTGCTGTCGCACCCGTACCCACTGCCACACCCGCCAAGGCCACAGGCAACGCGCGCTTCGTGGTGACGCGCGTACCGGTGGCGCCCGGAGAGCTGGATCGCCTGTTCGCCCGGCAGTTGTCGCATACCAACGTTGGCCGCATGGACCCGGTGGTGGCGATGAACATCGGCATCCGCGAGTTCACCGACACCGAAGGCAAAGACGCCGGTGCGTGGCGATTCCATCGGGACATGGGCAAGCCTCCCCGCATCAATCGCGCCACGCGTACGGTGGTGCGCACCACGCCGGACCAGTACGACGTCGAGCGTTTCGTCTATTGCGACGACGATGCCTCCGTGTGTGATGCGTTCATCGCCGCTGAAACGGAACTTCGCATCCCCGCTCCCGCCCATCGGGACGGCATGAGCAACGCGCGCCTGCAGTGGATGGAACTGCTCGGCCAATCGCAGTGCCATGAACGCCCTGTCGACATGGGCGCACCAAAATACCCGCCGATGGCGGCGCGCACGGGGGTCGGCGGTACGTTGCGCCTGGCGTTGGTCATCGACCCGTGCGGGAACGTGCAGGACGAGTGGATCCACACCAGTTCGCAGTCGCGGGAACTGGACCGTGCCGCGCTCGAGCGCGCGTCCGGATGGAACGTGGGCATGCAACCCGAACGGGGCACCGCGCAGACCGCCACGGTGCCGATCAGCTTCACGCCCCCGCCCACGTCACCGTGA
- a CDS encoding NAD(P)H-binding protein — protein sequence MKLIIVGASGLVGGEVLALALADPAVEAVMAPARRATATTHPKLHAPLVDFDVLPSDAAWWKADAVVCTLGTTRRKAGSEQAFRRVDHDYPLAAAKLAHAHGTPTYVLNSAMGADANSRFFYNRVKGEVERDLADVGFRSLTFVRPGLIGGERDEFRAGERIGLAAFAVLAPVLPRRLRINPAGHIARELLHAALQPEPGTHVVESDRMI from the coding sequence ATGAAGCTGATCATCGTCGGAGCGAGCGGACTGGTCGGGGGCGAAGTGCTTGCGCTTGCGCTGGCGGATCCCGCCGTCGAGGCCGTCATGGCACCGGCTCGCCGCGCAACGGCCACGACGCATCCGAAGTTGCACGCACCGCTCGTCGATTTCGATGTGCTCCCGTCCGACGCCGCCTGGTGGAAGGCCGATGCCGTCGTGTGCACGCTGGGAACGACGCGACGCAAGGCCGGATCGGAACAGGCCTTCCGCCGTGTCGACCACGACTATCCGCTGGCGGCGGCGAAGCTCGCGCACGCGCATGGCACGCCGACGTATGTGCTGAATTCCGCGATGGGCGCCGACGCCAACTCGCGCTTCTTCTACAACCGCGTCAAGGGCGAGGTGGAACGCGACCTGGCCGATGTCGGCTTCCGTTCGCTCACGTTCGTGCGCCCGGGTCTGATCGGCGGCGAGCGCGACGAATTCCGCGCGGGCGAACGCATCGGGCTGGCCGCCTTCGCGGTGCTCGCACCGGTGCTGCCGCGACGCCTGCGCATCAATCCGGCGGGCCACATCGCGCGGGAACTGCTGCACGCGGCGCTGCAGCCCGAACCCGGAACGCATGTCGTCGAATCCGACCGGATGATCTGA
- a CDS encoding MFS transporter — translation MNGSVVSPAPLDRNWSLVAAGALLGCVGIGVLFALAVLLGPMSQATGWSRAGLSSAMTIAFITSGFAGFGWGMLSDRFGPRVVVLCGALLMGLACVLASRAGSLLQFQLTYGVLMGVAVASFFAPVMAATASAFEKRRNLAVSLVSAGVGVAPMTMSPLVAWLVVHYDWRHTLLIVGLLTWALTLPAVWFVRAPPGAMHADAGDTASGAKTVGQALRSRAFIVLGLAFFACCAAHSGPIFHTVSYAVGCGLSVTAAVTIYSMEGAAGLGGRLLFGVLADRVGAKPMLVAGLFIQAFAAVSYLRVSQLDGFYAVAMVFGMAYGGTMPLYASLARDAFRPQILGTVMGAASLLSGMGMALGPLMGGWLFDRFGSYTWMYIGSMALGLAAASIALLFPSKKRSDDRSGLEPVPQT, via the coding sequence ATGAACGGTTCCGTCGTCTCCCCCGCTCCGCTGGACCGCAACTGGTCCCTCGTCGCCGCCGGCGCATTGCTGGGTTGCGTCGGTATCGGCGTGCTGTTCGCGCTGGCCGTGCTGTTGGGGCCGATGAGCCAGGCCACCGGCTGGTCACGCGCCGGGCTGTCCAGTGCGATGACCATAGCCTTCATCACCAGCGGCTTCGCCGGCTTCGGCTGGGGCATGCTCAGCGACCGCTTCGGGCCGCGCGTGGTCGTGCTGTGCGGCGCGCTGCTGATGGGTCTGGCCTGCGTGCTGGCCAGTCGTGCCGGCAGCCTGCTGCAGTTCCAGCTGACCTATGGCGTGCTGATGGGCGTGGCCGTGGCCAGCTTCTTCGCGCCGGTGATGGCCGCGACGGCATCGGCATTCGAGAAGCGCCGCAACCTGGCCGTTTCACTGGTGTCGGCCGGCGTTGGCGTGGCGCCGATGACCATGTCACCGCTGGTGGCGTGGCTGGTCGTGCATTACGACTGGCGCCACACGCTGTTGATCGTCGGCCTGCTGACCTGGGCGCTGACCCTGCCGGCGGTCTGGTTCGTGCGCGCGCCGCCCGGCGCGATGCATGCCGATGCAGGCGACACCGCCAGCGGTGCGAAGACGGTCGGGCAGGCACTGCGCTCGCGTGCGTTCATCGTGCTCGGATTGGCCTTCTTCGCCTGCTGCGCCGCGCATTCCGGTCCAATCTTCCACACCGTCAGCTACGCCGTCGGGTGCGGACTCAGCGTCACCGCCGCGGTCACCATCTACAGCATGGAAGGCGCGGCCGGTCTCGGCGGACGCCTGCTGTTCGGCGTACTGGCCGATCGCGTCGGTGCGAAGCCGATGCTGGTGGCGGGATTGTTCATCCAGGCATTCGCAGCGGTGTCCTACCTGCGCGTGAGCCAGCTCGATGGCTTCTATGCGGTGGCGATGGTGTTCGGCATGGCCTACGGCGGCACGATGCCGTTGTATGCCTCGCTCGCCCGCGATGCCTTCCGCCCGCAGATCCTGGGCACGGTGATGGGCGCGGCCTCGCTGCTGTCCGGCATGGGCATGGCGCTGGGCCCGCTGATGGGCGGCTGGCTATTCGACCGTTTCGGCAGTTACACGTGGATGTACATCGGCTCGATGGCGCTGGGCCTGGCCGCGGCGTCGATCGCGCTGCTGTTCCCGTCGAAGAAGCGCTCCGACGATCGCAGTGGGCTGGAGCCCGTGCCGCAGACGTGA
- the xylB gene encoding xylulokinase, whose amino-acid sequence MSLFVGLDVGTQSVKLVAYDPQARRIVATHGQPLELIAGNDGSREQHAQWWIDAIRTCFGKLEPALRARVAAIGVSGQQHGFVPVDADGNVLAPAKLWCDTSTSGECDEIMSAAGGAQRCVELAGNPILAGYTASKLPWTRKHRPEVYAKLATILLPHDYVNFWLTGERWMEYGDASGTGWLDVRTRTWSREILAATDAGTALAAFLPPLVDADHSAFISRAVAEELDLPRDVRVSAGGGDNMMAAVGTGNVVPGVLTMSLGTSGTLFACADRPVVDEAAGWAAFCSSTGSWLPLICTMNTTVATENVARLFGFSTRDGDAVMAGTAPGADGLTMLPFFNGERTPDLPNARASLLGMDMGNLTRGNVYRAAMEGATYALRNGFDSLRNAGMTFDSIRLTGGGSHSAAWRQMVADVFDLPVQVPEQAEGAAFGAALQALWAHGRATGADADIASIAREHVRVDEAASARPQPEAVAAYREAYQRFLRHLDNERQQHAGASTTR is encoded by the coding sequence ATGAGTCTGTTCGTCGGTCTGGATGTCGGTACGCAGAGCGTCAAGCTGGTCGCCTATGACCCGCAGGCGCGGCGCATCGTCGCCACGCATGGCCAGCCGCTGGAGCTGATCGCCGGCAACGACGGCAGCCGCGAACAGCACGCGCAGTGGTGGATCGACGCGATCCGCACCTGCTTCGGAAAACTCGAACCCGCACTGCGCGCCCGTGTCGCGGCGATCGGCGTGTCGGGCCAGCAGCACGGCTTCGTGCCGGTGGATGCGGACGGGAACGTGCTCGCGCCCGCCAAGCTGTGGTGCGACACCAGCACCAGCGGCGAGTGCGACGAGATCATGTCCGCGGCGGGTGGCGCGCAGCGCTGCGTCGAACTGGCGGGCAATCCCATCCTCGCCGGCTACACCGCCTCGAAGCTGCCGTGGACACGCAAGCACCGGCCCGAGGTCTACGCGAAGCTCGCGACCATCCTGCTGCCGCACGATTACGTGAACTTCTGGCTCACTGGCGAGCGCTGGATGGAATACGGCGACGCCTCCGGTACCGGCTGGCTGGACGTTCGCACGCGCACGTGGTCGCGCGAGATACTCGCCGCCACCGATGCCGGCACGGCTCTGGCCGCGTTCCTGCCGCCGCTGGTCGATGCCGACCACAGCGCTTTCATCTCGCGCGCGGTGGCCGAGGAACTCGACCTGCCGCGCGACGTGCGCGTGAGCGCCGGCGGTGGCGACAACATGATGGCCGCCGTGGGCACCGGCAATGTCGTGCCGGGCGTGCTGACGATGAGCCTGGGCACCTCGGGCACGCTGTTCGCCTGCGCGGACCGGCCGGTGGTGGACGAGGCCGCCGGCTGGGCCGCCTTTTGCTCTTCCACCGGCAGCTGGCTGCCGCTGATCTGCACGATGAACACCACCGTCGCCACCGAGAACGTGGCCAGACTGTTCGGCTTCAGCACGCGCGACGGCGATGCGGTCATGGCCGGCACCGCGCCTGGCGCGGACGGCCTGACGATGCTGCCGTTCTTCAACGGCGAGCGCACGCCCGACCTGCCCAACGCACGCGCAAGCCTGCTGGGCATGGACATGGGCAACCTGACGCGCGGCAACGTGTACCGCGCCGCGATGGAAGGTGCGACCTACGCGCTGCGCAACGGCTTCGATTCGCTGCGCAACGCCGGCATGACGTTCGATTCGATCCGCCTCACCGGCGGTGGAAGCCACAGCGCGGCATGGCGGCAGATGGTCGCCGATGTGTTCGACCTGCCGGTGCAGGTGCCCGAACAGGCCGAAGGCGCAGCCTTCGGCGCGGCGCTGCAGGCACTGTGGGCGCACGGCCGTGCCACCGGCGCGGACGCCGACATCGCCAGCATCGCGCGCGAACACGTGCGCGTGGACGAAGCCGCCTCGGCGCGCCCGCAGCCGGAGGCCGTCGCGGCCTACCGCGAGGCGTACCAGCGCTTCCTGCGCCACCTCGACAACGAGCGCCAGCAGCACGCCGGCGCCAGCACCACACGATGA
- the xylA gene encoding xylose isomerase: protein MSKHFIGAKEYFPGIGRIPFEGRDSDNPLAFKVYDANKKIGGKTMAEHLKFAVCYWHTFTNAGHDPFGPGTRKFPWEGATPMQTAENKVDAAFEFITKLGVPYYCFHDVDLAPDAEDIGQYEKNLKHMVALAKERQNATGVKLLWGTANLFSHPRYMNGASTNPDFNVVARAAVQVKAAIDATVELGGEHYVFWGGREGYASLLNTNMKRELDHFACFLTMARDYGRSIGFKGYYLIEPKPMEPMKHQYDFDSATVAGFLAQHGLEKDFKLNIEANHATLSGHTFEHDLQVASDHGLLGSIDANRGNPQNGWDTDQFPTDLYDTVGAMMVVLRQGGLVGGLNFDAKARRESTDMEDLFIAHIGGMDAFARGLEVAHSLLTASPWEQWRTERYASFDSGAGQDFAKGKLGLADLHALAVKNGEPTQISGKQERYENLLNQHLLR, encoded by the coding sequence ATGAGCAAACATTTCATCGGCGCCAAGGAATACTTCCCCGGCATCGGCCGCATCCCGTTCGAGGGACGCGATTCCGACAACCCGCTCGCCTTCAAGGTCTACGACGCCAACAAGAAGATCGGCGGCAAGACCATGGCCGAGCACCTGAAGTTCGCGGTGTGCTACTGGCACACCTTCACCAACGCCGGCCACGATCCGTTCGGCCCCGGCACGCGCAAGTTCCCGTGGGAAGGCGCGACGCCGATGCAGACGGCGGAGAACAAGGTCGACGCCGCGTTCGAGTTCATCACCAAGCTCGGCGTGCCGTACTACTGCTTCCACGACGTCGACCTGGCGCCGGATGCGGAAGACATCGGCCAGTACGAGAAGAACCTCAAGCACATGGTCGCGCTCGCCAAGGAGCGCCAGAACGCCACCGGCGTGAAGCTGCTGTGGGGCACGGCGAACCTGTTCTCGCACCCGCGCTACATGAATGGTGCTTCGACCAACCCCGACTTCAACGTCGTCGCGCGCGCTGCCGTGCAGGTGAAGGCCGCGATCGACGCCACCGTCGAGCTGGGCGGCGAGCACTACGTGTTCTGGGGTGGCCGCGAAGGCTACGCCAGCCTGCTCAACACCAACATGAAGCGTGAGCTGGACCACTTCGCGTGCTTCCTGACCATGGCCCGCGACTACGGTCGCAGCATCGGTTTCAAGGGTTACTACCTCATCGAGCCCAAGCCGATGGAGCCGATGAAGCACCAGTACGACTTTGACAGCGCCACCGTCGCCGGCTTCCTCGCCCAGCACGGCCTGGAAAAGGACTTCAAGCTCAACATCGAAGCCAACCACGCCACGCTGTCGGGCCACACCTTCGAACACGACCTGCAGGTCGCATCCGACCACGGCCTGCTGGGTTCCATCGACGCCAACCGCGGCAATCCGCAGAACGGCTGGGACACCGACCAGTTCCCGACCGACCTGTACGACACCGTCGGCGCCATGATGGTGGTGCTGCGCCAGGGCGGCCTGGTGGGCGGCCTGAACTTCGACGCCAAGGCGCGTCGCGAATCCACCGACATGGAAGACCTGTTCATCGCCCACATCGGCGGCATGGATGCGTTCGCCCGTGGCCTGGAAGTCGCCCATTCGCTGCTGACGGCCTCGCCGTGGGAGCAGTGGCGCACCGAGCGTTACGCCAGCTTCGACAGCGGCGCCGGCCAGGATTTCGCCAAGGGCAAGCTCGGCCTGGCCGATCTGCACGCGCTGGCGGTCAAGAACGGCGAGCCGACGCAGATCAGCGGCAAGCAGGAGCGTTACGAGAACCTGCTCAACCAGCACCTGCTGCGCTGA
- a CDS encoding sugar porter family MFS transporter yields the protein MEGSGHHNEYKRMNSATLESATSANAENTRFIILVSCVATIGGFLFGFDSGVINGTVDGLQQAFHSTKAGLGFEVASMLLGCAIGAFFAGRLADRWGRRSVLIISAVLFLISALGAGAAATSTMFVIARVIGGFAVGAASVMSPAYIAEVASARYRGRLATVQQIAIIGGLFSAFLSNYLLAKTAGASTQPLWMGHEAWRWMFWMMALPSALFLALLLIIPESPRYLVVKKRKDDALAVLTKLYGASEAKNKLTEIDASLSADHHRPQLSDLINKTTGKIRPIVWIGIGLATFQQLVGINVVFYYGAVLWQAVGFSESDALLINVLSGALSIGACLVTVLLIDRIGRKPLLWIGSVGMAVSLALMTFAFATASLDAGGKLVLSDSMGTLALIAANVYVIFFNASWGPVMWVMLGEMFPNQIRGSGLAVAGAAQWTSNFAITVTFPILLAGIGLAGAYGIYTVAAIVSVFFVLKYVYETKGKELEQMEG from the coding sequence GTGGAGGGGTCCGGTCACCACAACGAGTACAAGCGAATGAATAGCGCCACGCTCGAAAGTGCCACGTCCGCGAATGCGGAGAACACCCGTTTCATCATCCTGGTCAGCTGCGTCGCGACCATCGGCGGTTTCCTGTTCGGCTTCGACAGTGGCGTGATCAACGGCACCGTCGACGGCCTGCAACAGGCGTTCCATTCCACCAAGGCCGGACTCGGTTTCGAGGTCGCCTCCATGCTGCTGGGCTGTGCGATCGGCGCGTTCTTCGCCGGTCGCCTGGCCGACCGCTGGGGTCGTCGCTCGGTACTGATCATCTCGGCCGTGCTGTTCCTGATCTCCGCGCTCGGCGCGGGTGCGGCGGCAACCTCGACGATGTTCGTCATCGCACGCGTGATCGGCGGTTTCGCCGTCGGTGCGGCCAGCGTGATGTCGCCGGCGTACATCGCCGAAGTGGCGTCCGCGCGTTACCGCGGGCGGCTGGCCACCGTGCAGCAGATCGCCATCATCGGCGGCCTGTTCAGTGCGTTCCTCAGCAACTACCTGCTGGCCAAGACGGCCGGCGCCTCCACGCAGCCGCTGTGGATGGGCCACGAGGCCTGGCGCTGGATGTTCTGGATGATGGCGCTGCCGTCCGCGTTGTTCCTCGCGCTGCTGCTGATCATCCCGGAGAGCCCGCGCTACCTTGTCGTGAAGAAGCGCAAGGACGACGCCCTCGCCGTGCTGACCAAGCTGTACGGTGCGAGCGAGGCGAAGAACAAGCTGACCGAGATCGACGCTTCGCTGTCGGCCGACCACCATCGCCCGCAGTTGTCGGACCTGATCAACAAGACGACCGGCAAGATCCGCCCGATCGTGTGGATCGGCATCGGCCTGGCGACGTTCCAGCAGCTGGTCGGCATCAACGTCGTGTTCTATTACGGCGCGGTGCTGTGGCAGGCGGTGGGCTTCTCCGAAAGTGATGCGCTGCTGATCAACGTGCTGTCGGGCGCGCTCAGCATCGGTGCGTGCCTGGTGACCGTGCTGCTGATCGACCGCATCGGGCGCAAGCCGCTGCTGTGGATCGGTTCGGTCGGCATGGCGGTGTCGCTGGCGTTGATGACCTTCGCCTTCGCCACGGCGTCGCTCGACGCCGGCGGCAAGCTGGTGCTGTCCGATTCCATGGGCACGCTGGCGCTGATCGCCGCCAACGTCTACGTGATCTTCTTCAACGCGTCCTGGGGCCCGGTGATGTGGGTGATGCTGGGCGAGATGTTCCCGAACCAGATCCGCGGTTCGGGCCTTGCTGTCGCCGGTGCGGCGCAGTGGACCAGCAACTTCGCCATCACCGTGACCTTCCCGATCCTGCTGGCCGGCATCGGCCTGGCCGGCGCGTACGGCATCTACACCGTGGCCGCGATCGTGTCGGTGTTCTTTGTCCTGAAGTACGTCTACGAGACCAAGGGCAAGGAACTGGAGCAGATGGAAGGTTGA